One window of the Puntigrus tetrazona isolate hp1 chromosome 13, ASM1883169v1, whole genome shotgun sequence genome contains the following:
- the LOC122356414 gene encoding cystatin-like: MYFKMIVPFLAMILTVANAGMTGGLMDTDMEDEGAQNALQFAVAHYNRQSNDAFESRVSEVISVQKQVVSGLKYIFNVNIGRTSCRKGDVETLCAIHEDPSVARVTPCKITVWSQPWKKYIKVLENSCLQ, from the exons ATGTATTTTAAGATGATTGTGCCGTTTTTGGCCATGATTTTGACCGTGGCGAACGCTGGGATGACCGGAGGCCTAATGGATACAGACATGGAAGATGAAGGAGCTCAGAATGCGTTACAGTTCGCAGTGGCCCACTACAACAGACAAAGCAACGATGCGTTTGAGAGTCGGGTTTCCGAGGTCATCAGTGTCCAAAAACAA GTTGTGTCTGGCCTGAAATACATCTTCAATGTGAACATCGGCAGAACCAGCTGCAGAAAGGGTGACGTTGAAACCCTGTGTGCCATTCATGAGGATCCCAGTGTTGCAAGG GTCACTCCATGCAAAATAACAGTTTGGAGCCAGCCATGgaaaaagtacattaaagtCCTTGAAAACAGCTGCCTGCAGTAG
- the si:dkey-76k16.5 gene encoding glycine N-acyltransferase-like protein 3, with product MKILHSDELKIAETTLYAHLPKSIKVYGFLFAMNRGIPHGLDVVVDKWPAFTTIIVRPDPNGNPAECFLKKVTVYSTDEEALRAMLEVEDAIDWSTNFLIGGCDARHSPMLKEVAASRGVGIKIFSFVHLMALTESSHLPELITSDLESRLSVLNESHAYLVNKTWKFGGDDKSYRNILNLIRHFPSCCITDENNEPVCWVLVYDYCALGMLYTQPEHRGKGYAKALVTIMAKRLHSQGYPVFCFIEESNPLSYKLFKSLGFTEDPSYRAVWHEFFC from the exons atgaaaattttacattcagatgAGTTAAAAATAGCGGAGACTACTTTATATGCACATCTGCCTAAATCCATAAAG gtttatggATTTCTTTTCGCCATGAACAGAGGGATACCGCACGGTTTAGATGTAGTGGTGGATAAGTGGCCAGCTTTTACCACTATCATTGTGCGACCAGATCCAAAT GGCAATCCAGCAGAGTGCTTTCTGAAAAAGGTGACTGTATACAGCACAGACGAAGAAGCCCTGAGAGCAATGCTTGaagtggaagatgcaattgacTGGAGCACAAACTTCCTAATAGGAG gATGTGATGCACGTCATTCACCGATGCTGAAGGAAGTAGCTGCTTCTCGGGGTGTcggtattaaaatattttcctttgtaCACCTTATGGCATTAACCGAGTCCAGTCATTTACCTGAACTGATTACCAG TGACCTTGAGTCCAGACTGTCTGTCCTCAATGAATCGCATGCCTATTTGGTTAATAAGACATGGAAATTTGGTGGGGATGACAAAAGTTACAGGAATATACTGAATCTCATTAGACATTTTCCCTCATGCTGCATTACAGATGAAAACAATGAGCCTGTGTGCTGGGTGCTGGTATATGATTACTGTGCCTTGGGGATGTTGTACACTCAGCCAGAGCATCGCGGAAAGGGCTATGCCAAAGCCCTGGTGACCATAATGGCAAAGAGGCTCCATTCTCAGGGCTATCCTGTGTTCTGTTTCATTGAAGAATCCAATCCGCTTTCCTACAAACTATTTAAAAGCCTGGGTTTTACAGAGGACCCCTCTTACAGGGCTGTCTGGCatgaatttttttgttag
- the LOC122356399 gene encoding MAD2L1-binding protein produces the protein MRNQNAREGLLFDFLFYLISGSCVSHDAVPVGQIQTVEMEEESRRGEFDCANMTVIKHSNTNETSDNSYNNPVIHTDQSPAQEEQSKVSSDGKGEWNILCHVSDPESSTKSKVENSCLLDNGEIERDLEPLTPSEDKENKNIVMHARTELRGDGHDVGCQQFDPLANSSGSQRDCESSGLTANHVDDEEIFRRAREGRVNVVFPGRITQDGCCRFVCELLKCVLYQRQQMPMTYDQMVFLQKQQHNGPQTDDMVNRRSSKTSEGLDRRRCQRTLQELDEVLAHIEALFSLSQVPRVLFFLGGSTILPTELYEVNMEAVAVGAGENSLRTSTCLRQLFRALFVADLLSDAKSVRLMTTTVMALAHRDCGVTGFRPKVDFKVPTKVKRQVISIASDLSLTGALHKTKRDLEEYIWFQAPVTVKGFCK, from the exons atgcgAAATCAAAATGCGAGAGAAgggcttttatttgatttcttgttttatttgatttccgGTTCCTGTGTTTCCCATGATGCCGTGCCCGTTGGGCAAATTCAAACAGTAGAAATGGAAGAGGAATCGAGGAGAGGAGAGTTTGACTGTGCAAACATGACTGTCATCAAACATAGCAACACCAACGAAACTTCTGACAACAGCTACAACAACCCGGTTATTCACACCGACCAGTCTCCAGCTCAGGAAGAACAATCAAAGGTTTCATCTGACGGAAAAGGGGAATGGAACATTCTGTGCCATGTCAGTGATCCTGAATCATCCACTAAATCTAAGGTGGAAAATTCGTGTTTGTTGGATAACGGTGAGATCGAGAGAGACCTGGAGCCTTTAACCCCATCagaagacaaagaaaataaaaatatcgtCATGCATGCAAGAACAGAACTTCGAGGTGACGGTCATGATGTAG GTTGCCAGCAGTTTGATCCTTTGGCCAATTCTTCTGGCAGTCAGAGAGATTGTGAATCTAGTGGATTGACTGCAAACCATGTTGATGATGAGGAAATATTCAGGAGAGCAAGAGAAGGACGAGTGAATGTTGTCTTTCCTGGCCGTATCACCCAGGATGGCTGCTGCAGATTTGTTTGTGAGCTTCTGAAGTGTGTACTTTACCAGAGGCAGCAGATGCCTATGACCTATGACCAAATGGTGTTCCTCCAGAAACAGCAGCATAACGGTCCTCAG ACAGATGATATGGTAAACCGACGGTCTTCAAAGACCTCTGAGGGCTTGGACCGGCGTCGGTGTCAGCGGACATTACAGGAACTAGATGAAGTGCTGGCCCACATTGAGGCATTGTTCTCTCTTAGCCAAGTTCCTCGTGTGCTTTTCTTTCTGGGTGGGTCTACCATCCTTCCCACAGAGCTGTATGAGGTAAACATGGAAGCAGTGGCCGTGGGGGCCGGAGAAAACAGCTTGAGGACCTCTACCTGTCTAAGACAGCTTTTCCGCGCATTGTTTGTGGCTGACCTGTTGTCGGATGCCAAGTCTGTGCGGCTCATGACAACGACGGTCATGGCTCTGGCTCACCGGGATTGTGGCGTGACTGGGTTTAGGCCCAAAGTGGATTTCAAAGTTCCCACAAAAGTGAAAAGGCAAGTCATCTCTATAGCCAGCGATTTGTCGCTCACCGGGGCGTTACACAAAACTAAAAGAGATCTGGAGGAATATATATGGTTTCAAGCCCCTGTCACTGTGAAAGGTTTCTGTAAATGA
- the ephx5 gene encoding epoxide hydrolase 1 yields the protein MGFEDSVMQTIQYVKETVGNLDRSKLQLLALSSAGVGAVLCYLAWKQSPKTIPVGDGWWGAGEKPLTEDETIRRFVVKTSVEEIEDLHRRIDLTRFTDPLEESCFNYGFNSNYLKRVVSYWRHQFDWEKQVKVINQYPHFKTKIEGIDVHFIHVRPVQKAGQTVLPLMMVHGWPGSFYEFYRIIPLLTKTDSDVVFEVICPSIPGYGYSEAPHKKGFNTMEAARIFHKLMERLGFTGFYVQGGDWGAFITNSMAQMKPECIRGLHLNMVIARTDSLGQLLSLVIGRYLPFLVGFTKEDVRRLYPYMEKNIYDILRETGYLHIQATKPDTAGCGLNDSPVGLAAYILEKFSSWTDLRNRDLEDGGLERKFSLDDLLTNVMIYWTTCSIIPSMRFYKENLKKDFKTRVDRVTSVYVPTGLAAFPDELLHCPRAWAGSRFSDVRSFTYMPRGGHFAAFEEPQLMAQDIIQFVEKVESKGRK from the exons ATGGGTTTTGAAGACTCTGTTATGCAGACAATTCAATACGTCAA AGAGACCGTTGGTAACCTTGACCGGTCTAAACTACAGCTCCTAGCACTCTCCTCTGCTGGGGTTGGAGCTGTTTTGTGCTACTTGGCATGGAAGCAAAGCCCCAAAACTATACCAGTGGGGGACGGCTGGTGGGGAGCTGGAGAGAAGCCTTTGACTGAGGACGAAACTATTCGCAGATTTGTAGTGAAGACCTCGGTGGAAGAGATAGAG GATCTACACAGACGCATTGATCTAACACGCTTCACGGATCCACTGGAGGAAAGCTGCTTTAATTATGGATTCAACTCTAACTATCTTAAACGGGTGGTCTCTTATTGGAGGCACCAATTTGACTGGGAAAAGCAGGTGAAGGTGATAAACCAGTATCCTCACTTCAAAACCAAAATTGAGG GAATAGATGTGCATTTCATCCACGTGAGGCCAGTCCAAAAGGCTGGACAGACAGTTCTTCCTCTCATGATGGTTCATGGCTGGCCTGGTTCCTTCTATGAGTTTTACAGGATCATTCCCTTGCTCACTAAAACGGATTCAGATGTGGTCTTTGAGGTCATCTGCCCCTCCATTCCAGGCTACGGCTACTCAGAAGCACCACATAAAAAAG gaTTTAACACTATGGAGGCTGCTCGCATCTTCCATAAGCTGATGGAAAGACTGGGATTCACCGGGTTTTACGTGCAAGGAGGAGACTGGGGAGCCTTTATTACAAACAGCATGGCCCAGATGAAGCCAGA GTGCATTCGTGGTCTGCACTTGAACATGGTCATCGCCAGAACAGACAGCCTTGGACAGCTCCTCTCCTTAGTCATTGGTCGCTATCTGCCATTCCTGGTGGGCTTCACAAAGGAAGATGTCAGACGACTGTATCCTTACATGGAGAAGAATATATATGACATACTGAGAGAAACTGGCTATTTACACATCCAAGCCACTAAACCAGACACAGCAG GTTGTGGACTGAATGACTCACCGGTTGGATTGGCCGCATATATCTTGGAGAAATTCTCCTCCTGGACAGATTTAAGAAACCGAGACTTGGAGGATGGAGGTTTAGAGAG AAAGTTTAGTCTAGACGACCTCCTTACAAACGTCATGATCTACTGGACCACATGTTCCATCATTCCCTCAATGCGCTTCTACAAAGAGAACCTGAAGAAAGATTTCAAAACAAGGGTGGACAGAGT GACAAGTGTTTATGTGCCCACTGGCCTGGCTGCCTTTCCTGATGAGCTGCTCCACTGTCCTAGAGCTTGGGCTGGATCACGGTTTTCAGATGTGCGTTCTTTCACCTACATGCCCAGAGGGGGACACTTCGCTGCCTTCGAAGAACCTCAACTGATGGCTCAAGACATCATTCAGTTTGTGGAGAAAGTGGAGAGCAAAGGCCGCAAGTAA